From a region of the Sminthopsis crassicaudata isolate SCR6 chromosome 6, ASM4859323v1, whole genome shotgun sequence genome:
- the BSCL2 gene encoding seipin isoform X1, which produces MASDPVPALLWAQEVGQMVVGRARKLLLRFGVAFCTILLLLWVSVFLYASFYYSYMPTVSHLSPVHVSYRTDCGSAGPVLCSFPVANVSLVKGGRDRVLMYGQPYQISLELEMPESPVNQELGMFMVTIACYTRGGRVISSSARSVSLGGRGGPSLALQAMLHYRSTLLRLLDTLVFSGLFLSGFAEQKQLLEVELYADYREDSYMPTTGAVIEIHSTRIQLYGAQLRIHAHFTGLRYLLYNFPVTSAVIGIASNFTFLSVIVLFSYLQWVWGGIWPRHRLTLQGPSRDKDGSQSEGQRRVASRRPGLGPRSRAELTRLPEKSQDDGDHAATLGPGSQLPEEKGPELQPLNEEGLDQETSDGSGSWEDAALLTEANLPSPCPETLGSADPAGSTESPSGTPRLRSACSSS; this is translated from the exons ATGGCCAGTGACCCAGTGCCAGCCCTGCTCTGGGCCCAGGAAGTGGGCCAGATGGTGGTGGGGCGAGCCCGCAAGCTCCTGCTTCGGTTTGGAGTGGCATTCTgcaccatcctcctcctcctctgggtGTCCGTCTTCCTTTATGCCTCCTTCTACTATTCCTACATGCCGACAGTCAGCCACCTCAGCCCGGTCCATGTGTCCTACAG GACAGACTGCGGTTCTGCTGGACCTGTTCTCTGCTCCTTTCCTGTGGCCAACGTCTCCCTGGTTAAAGGTGGACGTGATCGG GTGCTGATGTATGGACAACCCTATCAAATTTCCCTGGAGTTGGAGATGCCCGAGTCCCCGGTGAACCAAGAATTGGGCATGTTCATGGTCACCATTGCTTGCTACACCCGAGGAGGCCGAGTCATTTCCTCTTCTGCCCGTTCTGTGAGTCTTGGAGGGAGAGGG GGTCCGTCTCTGGCTCTCCAGGCCATGTTGCACTACCGCTCAACCCTGCTGCGACTGCTGGACACACTTGTCTTCTCTGGCCTCTTCTTATCGGGCTTTGCCGAGCAAAAGCAGCTCCTGGAGGTGGAATTATATGCGGACTACAGGGAGGACTCG TACATGCCCACCACCGGCGCAGTGATTGAGATCCACAGCACTCGAATTCAGCTCTATGGGGCTCAGCTGCGGATCCACGCCCATTTCACGGGGCTCAG GTATCTGTTGTACAATTTCCCCGTCACCTCCGCCGTCATCGGCATCGCCAGCAACTTTACCTTCCTCAGCGTCATTGTGCTCTTCAGCTACTTGCAGTGGGTGTGGGGCGGCATCTGGCCCCGGCACCGCCTCACCTTGCAG GGGCCCAGTCGAGATAAGGACGGCTCGCAATCAGAAGGCCAGAGAAGGGTCGCTTCCAGACGACCAG GGCTGGGGCCCAGAAGCCGAGCAGAGCTAACCAGGCTTCCCGAGAAATCTCAGGATGATGGGGACCATGCAGCTACCCTTGGGCCAG GGAGTCAGCTGCCAGAAGAGAAAGGGCCAGAACTGCAGCCGCTTAATGAGGAGGGCCTAGATCAGGAGACCAGTGACG GTTCTGGCTCCTGGGAGGATGCGGCCCTGCTGACGGAAGCCAACCTGCCCTCCCCCTGCCCAGAAACCCTGGGCAGTGCAGACCCTGCAGGCAGCACCGAGAGCCCGTCAGGCACCCCCCGCCTCCGCTCAGCCTGCTCTAGTTCTTGA
- the BSCL2 gene encoding seipin isoform X2 — MASDPVPALLWAQEVGQMVVGRARKLLLRFGVAFCTILLLLWVSVFLYASFYYSYMPTVSHLSPVHVSYRTDCGSAGPVLCSFPVANVSLVKGGRDRVLMYGQPYQISLELEMPESPVNQELGMFMVTIACYTRGGRVISSSARSAMLHYRSTLLRLLDTLVFSGLFLSGFAEQKQLLEVELYADYREDSYMPTTGAVIEIHSTRIQLYGAQLRIHAHFTGLRYLLYNFPVTSAVIGIASNFTFLSVIVLFSYLQWVWGGIWPRHRLTLQGPSRDKDGSQSEGQRRVASRRPGLGPRSRAELTRLPEKSQDDGDHAATLGPGSQLPEEKGPELQPLNEEGLDQETSDGSGSWEDAALLTEANLPSPCPETLGSADPAGSTESPSGTPRLRSACSSS; from the exons ATGGCCAGTGACCCAGTGCCAGCCCTGCTCTGGGCCCAGGAAGTGGGCCAGATGGTGGTGGGGCGAGCCCGCAAGCTCCTGCTTCGGTTTGGAGTGGCATTCTgcaccatcctcctcctcctctgggtGTCCGTCTTCCTTTATGCCTCCTTCTACTATTCCTACATGCCGACAGTCAGCCACCTCAGCCCGGTCCATGTGTCCTACAG GACAGACTGCGGTTCTGCTGGACCTGTTCTCTGCTCCTTTCCTGTGGCCAACGTCTCCCTGGTTAAAGGTGGACGTGATCGG GTGCTGATGTATGGACAACCCTATCAAATTTCCCTGGAGTTGGAGATGCCCGAGTCCCCGGTGAACCAAGAATTGGGCATGTTCATGGTCACCATTGCTTGCTACACCCGAGGAGGCCGAGTCATTTCCTCTTCTGCCCGTTCT GCCATGTTGCACTACCGCTCAACCCTGCTGCGACTGCTGGACACACTTGTCTTCTCTGGCCTCTTCTTATCGGGCTTTGCCGAGCAAAAGCAGCTCCTGGAGGTGGAATTATATGCGGACTACAGGGAGGACTCG TACATGCCCACCACCGGCGCAGTGATTGAGATCCACAGCACTCGAATTCAGCTCTATGGGGCTCAGCTGCGGATCCACGCCCATTTCACGGGGCTCAG GTATCTGTTGTACAATTTCCCCGTCACCTCCGCCGTCATCGGCATCGCCAGCAACTTTACCTTCCTCAGCGTCATTGTGCTCTTCAGCTACTTGCAGTGGGTGTGGGGCGGCATCTGGCCCCGGCACCGCCTCACCTTGCAG GGGCCCAGTCGAGATAAGGACGGCTCGCAATCAGAAGGCCAGAGAAGGGTCGCTTCCAGACGACCAG GGCTGGGGCCCAGAAGCCGAGCAGAGCTAACCAGGCTTCCCGAGAAATCTCAGGATGATGGGGACCATGCAGCTACCCTTGGGCCAG GGAGTCAGCTGCCAGAAGAGAAAGGGCCAGAACTGCAGCCGCTTAATGAGGAGGGCCTAGATCAGGAGACCAGTGACG GTTCTGGCTCCTGGGAGGATGCGGCCCTGCTGACGGAAGCCAACCTGCCCTCCCCCTGCCCAGAAACCCTGGGCAGTGCAGACCCTGCAGGCAGCACCGAGAGCCCGTCAGGCACCCCCCGCCTCCGCTCAGCCTGCTCTAGTTCTTGA